From one Labeo rohita strain BAU-BD-2019 chromosome 8, IGBB_LRoh.1.0, whole genome shotgun sequence genomic stretch:
- the abtb1 gene encoding ankyrin repeat and BTB/POZ domain-containing protein 1: MDAVDLFSSCRKGDIARVRYLVEQRDVELNIRDKWDSTPLYYACLCGHEELVQYLLANGAKCEANTFDGERCLYGALSDPIRRLLKEYKRITAKAMQRDYYDQFLQTLLEQGNYSDVTFMVHGEMFKAHRCILSARSEYFAHMLETKWKGKSDITLKHPLVNPAAFGAIMQYFYTGRLDIDVNYVEDCKRLAKQCKISELIEELEVKCKQVYEFVSNKPGTCVKVLTLDPHNFQLQDGMALLADSALPAELRVGYGQLPFDLTDSFPSYPDICLRVEGYDFLCHKAFFCGRSDYFKALLEDHFSEGETLQSHPSIPVITLHDVSHDLFTRILYYIYSDNSQLSHENVYEVLCVADMYLLPGLKRLCGRTLAVLLNEENVLHMWKTAKLFRLSRLEDQCTEYMAKIIERLVERPDFADMIREDAGNVAARQETDSIPLVDEIRFHIASDVQTYSAIEEANQKLSALELLLASIGLEC; the protein is encoded by the exons ATACCTGGTTGAACAGAGGGATGTAGAACTGAACATCAGAGATAAGTGGGACAGCACACCTCT GTATTATGCATGTCTCTGTGGACATGAAGAGCTGGTGCAGTATCTGCTTGCCAACG GAGCAAAGTGTGAGGCGAACACGTTTGATGGCGAGCGCTGTCTGTACGGAGCGCTGAGCGACCCCATCCGCCGCCTGCTCAAAGAGTACAAGCGCATCACGGCGAAGGCCATGCAGAGAGACTATTACGACCAGTTCCTGCAGAC GCTTTTGGAGCAGGGAAACTACAGCGATGTGACGTTCATGGTGCATGGTGAGATGTTCAAGGCCCACCGCTGTATCTTGAGTGCCCGATCAGAATACTTCGCCCACATGCTGGAGACCAAGTGGAAGGGCAAGAGTGACATTACTCTGAAACATCCACTG GTCAATCCTGCTGCATTTGGTGCAATCATGCAGTATTTCTACACTG GTCGTTTGGATATAGATGTGAATTACGTGGAGGACTGCAAGCGTTTGGCGAAACAGTGCAAGATCAGCGAGCTGATTGAGGAGCTGGAAGTGAAGTGCAAACAGGTTTATGAGTTTG tGTCTAATAAGCCTGGGACGTGTGTGAAGGTGTTGACTCTGGATCCTCATAACTTTCAGCTGCAGGATGGAATGGCTCTGCTGGCTGACAGCGCACTTCCTGCTGAGCTGCGG GTTGGATACGGTCAGCTTCCTTTCGATCTGACTGACAGTTTTCCGAGTTATCCTGACATCTGCTTGCGGGTGGAGGGCTATGACTTCCTGTGTCATAAG gcGTTTTTCTGTGGTCGTAGTGATTATTTTAAGGCGCTGTTGGAGGATCATTTCAGCGAGGGTGAAACTCTACAGTCCCATCCCAGTATTCCTGTCATCACCCTTCATGATGTGTCTCACGATTTGTTTACAAGAATCCTTTACTACATCTACAGCGACAACTCTCag CTCTCTCATGAGAACGTGTATGAGGTTCTGTGTGTGGCCGACATGTACCTGTTACCGGGTCTGAAGCGTCTGTGCGGCCGGACTCTGGCTGTGCTGCTCAACGAGGAGAACGTGCTGCACATGTGGAAGACGGCCAAACTCTTCCGGCTCTCACGTCTGGAGGACCAGTGCACTGAATACATGGCCAAGATCATCGAGCGG CTGGTGGAAAGGCCCGATTTTGCTGATATGATCAGAGAGGACGCCGGGAATGTGGCCGCCAGGCAGGAAACCGACTCCATCCCTTTGGTAGACGAGATCCGTTTCCACATCGCCAGCGACGTTCAGACGTACAGCGCCATCGAGGAGGCCAACCAGAAACTCAGCGCCCTGGAGCTCCTGCTGGCCAGCATCGGCCTGGAGtgctga